A genomic region of Eucalyptus grandis isolate ANBG69807.140 chromosome 5, ASM1654582v1, whole genome shotgun sequence contains the following coding sequences:
- the LOC104445152 gene encoding probable E3 ubiquitin-protein ligase RNF144A-B, with the protein MERHFDLLSEDDLFLSLLFDVPQVSDSEFAEELQFQEVLEVSSVMNMNPSKRNTGSSLSLVVVTEANPNISQMKIIDPVEIGVQKDGGESSESFCEICAERKEANEMLRIGNVCSHSFCSLCISRYVETKVQDSVTAIKCPALECEGVLQINSCRQILPVNVLDMWEKSLCEAVFLDSQKFYCPFQNCSALLIKDYDDGQVIRESECPYCHRLFCAECSVPWHAGVLCEEFQLLNEDERGREDLIVRELAKEEKWGRCPKCKFYVERTQGCAHIVCRCQVQFCYGCGSEWTDTHGGCTRN; encoded by the exons atgGAGCGGCACTTTGATCTTCTCTCGGAAGATGATCTCTTCTTGTCATTATTGTTCGATGTTCCTCAAGTATCAGATTCTGAATTTGCTGAAGAGTTGCAGTTTCAGGAGGTTTTAGAAGTCTCGTCTGTGAtgaatatgaatccttcaaaaagAAATACTGGGTCTTCTTTATCTTTGGTGGTTGTAACTGAAGCAAACCCAAACATAAGCCAAATGAAAATCATAGACCCGGTTGAGATAGGCGTTCAGAAAGATGGTGGCGAGTCATCAGAGAGCTTCTGCGAGATTTGTGCAGAGAGAAAAGAGGCCAACGAGATGTTGAGGATCGGGAACGTGTGTTCTCACAGCTTTTGCTCGCTCTGCATAAGCAGGTATGTGGAGACCAAAGTCCAGGACAGTGTCACCGCCATCAAATGCCCAGCATTGGAGTGTGAGGGTGTCCTACAGATTAATTCTTGCAGGCAAATCCTCCCTGTGAATGTTCTCGACATGTGGGAGAAATCGTTGTGCGAGGCAGTGTTTCTTGACTCGCAGAAGTTCTATTGCCCTTTCCAGAACTGCTCAGCGCTTTTGATCAAAGACTATGATGATGGGCAGGTGATTAGAGAGAGCGAGTGCCCATACTGCCATAGGTTGTTCTGTGCCGAGTGTTCCGTGCCTTGGCATGCCGGTGTGTTGTGCGAGGAGTTTCAGTTGTTGAATGAAgatgagagagggagggaggatcTCATTGTGAGGGAGCTGGCGAAGGAGGAAAAATGGGGGAGATGCcccaaatgcaaattttacgtGGAGAGGACTCAGGGTTGTGCTCACATCGTTTGCAG GTGCCAGGTTCAGTTTTGCTATGGATGTGGATCAGAATGGACTGATACTCATGGTGGTTGTACAAGAAACTAA
- the LOC120293273 gene encoding cysteine-rich receptor-like protein kinase 29, translating into MDPSDLLLLLLLMFASTINAQFPATYCGSTGNFTVNSTYQTTLTTLLSSISTTNSSSLSYGFFNASATISGASQTLYVFGLCRGDLTAMSCRGCLDALASDMRRLCPLQKEALLYTGNCIIRYSNASFFGTVATEPTYVARTSDGVSSPETYNGAMRKLLNGLLAEAAGGGSLRKYASGNESAGPDMIYALVQCTPDLTEQRCGDCLVLGVQTIRDCCDRYTGGRFMVPSCLILYETNHQFFDPVSQPLPPPPPSPSPSQEADVLPPTLVGKSDSTRTVMIVVFTSVSALLVISIVVVLLKVRRKKKQPRQSVEGESLSFRIGTETVHEVKKDQKIIKLTKDYAFTRAKW; encoded by the exons atggatcctTCAGATCtccttctcttgcttcttctaATGTTTGCTTCCACCATAAACGCCCAATTCCCAGCGACCTACTGTGGTTCGACTGGCAACTTCACCGTCAACAGCACCTACCAAACCACCCTCACCACTCTCCTCTcatccatctccaccaccaactCCTCGTCCCTCTCCTATGGTTTCTTCAATGCCTCCGCCACCATCTCTGGCGCCTCCCAAACCCTCTACGTCTTTGGCCTCTGCCGCGGTGACTTAACCGCCATGAGCTGCCGCGGCTGCCTTGATGCCTTGGCCTCCGACATGCGCCGCCTCTGCCCCCTCCAGAAAGAAGCACTCCTCTACACCGGGAACTGCATAATCCGGTACTCAAACGCCTCGTTCTTCGGCACAGTTGCCACAGAACCCACTTACGTGGCAAGAACCTCTGACGGTGTCTCGAGCCCGGAGACGTACAATGGCGCGATGAGGAAGCTCCTGAATGGTCTGTTGGCCGAGGCAGCGGGTGGCGGCTCGCTGAGAAAGTACGCGTCGGGGAACGAATCAGCGGGGCCTGACATGATCTACGCGTTGGTGCAGTGCACGCCTGACTTAACGGAGCAGCGATGCGGCGACTGCCTGGTGTTAGGCGTCCAGACGATCAGGGATTGCTGCGACAGGTATACAGGAGGACGGTTCATGGTGCCAAGTTGCCTGATCCTGTACGAGACCAATCATCAGTTCTTCGACCCAGTCAGTCAGCCacttccgccgccgccaccatctCCATCGCCATCACAGGAGGCAGATGTGCTGCCTCCAACTCTAG TTGGAAAGAGCGATTCGACGAGGACTGTGATGATTGTGGTCTTCACAAGTGTTTCTGCACTACTTGTCATCAGCATTGTCGTCGTGCTCCTGAAAgtgagaaggaagaagaagcagcccaGACAAAGTGTTGAAGGCGAGTCTTTATCCTTTCGCATTGGAACAGAAACTGTTCATGAGGTTAAAAAAGATCAGAAAATAATTAAGTTGACTAAAGACTATGCTTTTACACGAGCGAAGTGGTAA
- the LOC104445467 gene encoding cysteine-rich receptor-like protein kinase 10 has protein sequence MLALNDRIFVFLVEGVHEISTAESLQFDFNTIRAATDNFSDSKKLGQGGFGAVYMGQLSNGQEIAVKRLSQNSSQGEVEFKNEVMLLARLQHRNLVRLLGFCLEGVEQLLIYEFVPNASLDQFIFDPLKRANLNWDRRHNIIMGVARGMLYLHEESRLRIIHRDLKASNILLDSNMNPKISDFGMARLFELDQTRAETNRIVGTYGYMAPEYAMHGTFSIKSDVFSFGVLVLEIVSGQKNTLFGMDDDTEVLISYVWKNWREGSISNIIDPSMTSGSSTEIARCIHIGLLCVQENVVSRPTMTSVLLMLNSHSVTLQVPSRPAFYMHNNIESDMRSTEDYCMRVSEVEESRSKSNQFSKNETSMTEPFPR, from the exons ATGCTCGCTCTGAATGACCGCATTTTTGTCTTTCTAGTTGAAGGTGTGCATGAAATTAGCACAGCTGAGTCACTGCAATTTGATTTCAACACTATCAGAGCGGCAACGGATAACTTCTCTGATTCCAAGAAGCTTGGACAAGGCGGTTTTGGAGCAGTCTACATG GGTCAGCTCTCCAATGGACAGGAAATTGCGGTGAAACGGCTATCGCAAAATTCCAGCCAAGGGGAAGTAGAGTTCAAGAATGAGGTCATGTTACTAGCCAGGCTACAACATAGGAACTTAGTTAGGCTCCTAGGTTTCTGTCTGGAAGGAGTCGAACAACTTCTCATTTATGAGTTTGTGCCCAATGCGAGCCTTGATCAGTTCATATTCG ATCCCCTGAAGCGTGCGAATCTCAATTGGGATAGGCGCCACAATATAATAATGGGTGTTGCTAGAGGGATGCTTTACCTACACGAAGAGTCTCGGCTTCGTATTATCCATCGAGACCTCAAAGCTAGCAACATTTTGTTGGACTCAAACATGAATCCTAAGATATCGGATTTTGGTATGGCAAGACTATTTGAGTTGGACCAAACTCGGGCCGAGACTAACCGAATCGTGGGGACCTA TGGATATATGGCGCCAgaatatgcaatgcatggaaCTTTCTCGATCAAGTCAGATGTGTTCAGTTTTGGAGTGTTGGTTTTGGAGATTGTGAGTGGTCAAAAGAACACTCTTTTCGGCATGGACGATGACACAGAGGTCCTTATAAGCTAT GTATGGAAGAATTGGAGGGAAGGATCAATATCAAACATCATCGATCCCTCCATGACTTCTGGTTCGAGTACTGAAATAGCGCGGTGCATTCACATTGGCCTACTATGTGTCCAAGAAAATGTGGTTAGCCGGCCAACGATGACCTCGGTCCTTCTCATGCTTAATAGCCACTCTGTCACTCTCCAAGTGCCATCAAGACCCGCATTCTACATGCACAACAACATCGAATCTGATATGCGGTCCACAGAGGATTACTGTATGAGGGTATCTGAGGTCGAGGAATCAAGAAGCAAATCAAACCAGTTCTCAAAAAACGAGACCTCTATGACCGAGCCTTTCCCACGGTAG